A window of Rhododendron vialii isolate Sample 1 chromosome 11a, ASM3025357v1 contains these coding sequences:
- the LOC131308245 gene encoding zinc finger protein 10: protein MAELGPLSLTHPQKLKLAQVQEYHNFNTNPSFPAMDSWMWNSNLKQDDDSWEVRAFEEDTNHAMGTTWPPRSYTCTFCRREFRSAQALGGHMNVHRRDRARLHQTPPTSTAPPTHVMPTQEFIPTNAGLCFLYSQNPNGGGLGMESHSSLLSVSPYGPYAPNNLMTSLTPSLHYPVAPLSMNSTLSHSSNTEPSASIDNGGSVVEEIDLELRLGCSSSSS from the coding sequence ATGGCCGAGCTTGGTCCTCTCTCCCTGACTCAtccccaaaaattaaaattggctCAAGTCCAAGAGTACCACAACTTCAACACTAACCCTAGCTTCCCCGCCATGGATTCGTGGATGTGGAACTCTAATCTCAAGCAAGATGACGATTCATGGGAGGTTAGAGCCTTTGAAGAAGACACTAACCACGCCATGGGCACTACTTGGCCGCCGCGGTCTTACACTTGCACTTTCTGTAGAAGAGAGTTCCGGTCTGCGCAAGCACTTGGTGGCCACATGAACGTGCACCGCCGTGACCGTGCCAGACTCCACCAAACGCCGCCCACTTCCACCGCTCCCCCCACTCACGTAATGCCGACTCAAGAATTCATCCCCACGAACGCTGGTCTATGCTTTCTCTACTCGCAAAATCCTAATGGTGGTGGACTAGGTATGGAATCAcactcctctctcctctctgttTCACCATATGGTCCATATGCACCAAACAACTTGATGACATCTCTGACACCATCTTTACATTATCCGGTGGCGCCGCTGAGCATGAATtccactctctctcactctagCAACACTGAGCCTTCAGCCTCTATCGATAATGGTGGCTCGGTTGTCGAAGAAATTGATCTAGAGCTCCGGCTAGGATGCAGTTCATCGTCTTCATGA